A genomic stretch from Algoriphagus halophilus includes:
- a CDS encoding nucleotidyltransferase family protein, producing the protein MKTGIIILAAGESSRLGYPKQIARYKDKTLLQYAIDAANGSKADKKVLVLGAFKDEIKKTFPGASIPNIPNPNWKEGMSSTLIKGLEYLQKINPVDQVIIMLCDQPFVDAKLINKLIATQAKTGKGIIASGYSKTFGVPILFGKAYFEELMSLTGDEGAKKIAAAHEDDVEIVPFPKGKTDVDTEADLRDLNL; encoded by the coding sequence ATGAAAACAGGGATTATCATATTGGCAGCAGGAGAATCTTCACGATTAGGTTATCCCAAACAAATAGCCCGGTACAAGGATAAAACCCTTCTTCAATATGCAATAGATGCCGCGAATGGATCAAAGGCTGATAAAAAGGTTTTGGTGCTTGGAGCTTTTAAGGATGAAATTAAAAAGACTTTTCCTGGAGCCAGTATTCCTAATATTCCAAATCCAAATTGGAAAGAGGGAATGTCCAGCACACTGATTAAAGGGTTGGAATATCTTCAAAAGATCAATCCCGTGGATCAAGTAATTATTATGCTTTGCGATCAACCCTTTGTGGATGCGAAGCTTATTAATAAACTGATCGCCACGCAAGCAAAAACAGGGAAAGGAATTATTGCCAGTGGCTATTCCAAAACCTTTGGTGTTCCAATTCTTTTTGGTAAAGCATATTTTGAAGAATTGATGTCTTTAACGGGTGATGAAGGAGCCAAAAAAATAGCAGCAGCGCATGAGGATGATGTAGAAATTGTGCCCTTTCCAAAAGGAAAGACAGATGTTGACACGGAAGCGGATTT
- a CDS encoding XdhC family protein, producing the protein MKELQAIIQAYDHYQTLDKKIALATVVHVDGSAYRRPGARMLVSEDGELTGAISGGCLEGDALRKAQSVIFQQKSMLVTYDTTDEDDQKFGVGLGCNGIIHVLIEPIDYQDASNSVNLLKTALSDRNVGTLITLFSIKNSRSEQVGTILLFKNGQQIGKLDQLEPNLLYQISSQANDKAQLSSLIKSYPEHDSIQVFFEKIKPATRLLLFGAGNDTIPLVQLADILGFEVILIDGRANQATQGRFPKAKEIVVAPANEAVEKLSIDSQTVALLMTHNFEYECVVLQQLVDFDIPYIGILGPKKKSEKMIHRLEINGVSVRKDHLYSPMGLDIGAEGSEEIALAVLAEIKAVLAGKTGSFLKEKEGPIHQELL; encoded by the coding sequence ATGAAAGAACTTCAGGCCATAATTCAGGCGTATGACCATTACCAGACATTGGATAAGAAGATCGCTTTGGCTACGGTAGTCCATGTGGATGGATCTGCCTACCGTAGACCTGGAGCAAGAATGTTGGTTTCTGAAGATGGTGAATTAACTGGAGCGATCAGTGGTGGATGTTTAGAAGGTGATGCACTCAGAAAAGCACAATCCGTAATCTTCCAACAAAAATCCATGTTGGTCACCTATGATACCACAGATGAGGATGATCAAAAATTTGGAGTAGGCCTAGGTTGTAATGGTATTATTCATGTGTTGATCGAACCGATTGATTATCAGGATGCTTCCAACTCTGTCAACTTGTTGAAAACGGCACTTTCAGATAGGAATGTGGGTACTTTAATTACCTTATTCTCCATTAAAAATTCCAGGTCTGAACAGGTTGGGACAATCCTTCTTTTTAAAAATGGGCAGCAAATAGGAAAGCTAGACCAATTAGAACCCAATTTATTATATCAGATTAGTAGCCAAGCAAATGATAAAGCGCAGTTAAGTAGCTTGATAAAAAGTTATCCTGAACATGATTCAATTCAGGTCTTTTTTGAAAAAATTAAACCGGCCACACGTTTATTGCTTTTTGGTGCTGGGAATGATACCATTCCATTGGTACAGTTAGCAGATATTTTAGGGTTTGAAGTGATTTTGATTGATGGAAGAGCCAATCAAGCTACTCAAGGCCGGTTTCCAAAAGCCAAAGAAATTGTGGTGGCCCCTGCTAATGAAGCAGTTGAGAAATTAAGTATAGACTCCCAAACTGTTGCCTTGTTAATGACGCATAATTTTGAATATGAATGCGTAGTATTGCAACAGTTAGTGGATTTCGACATTCCTTATATCGGTATTTTAGGGCCGAAGAAAAAATCCGAGAAAATGATCCATAGGTTAGAAATCAATGGAGTTTCGGTAAGGAAAGATCATCTTTATTCTCCCATGGGATTGGACATAGGAGCGGAAGGATCAGAAGAAATTGCCTTAGCTGTATTGGCTGAAATCAAAGCGGTTTTGGCAGGAAAAACAGGGTCTTTTCTAAAAGAAAAAGAAGGACCTATTCATCAGGAACTTTTATAA